One window of Oscillibacter hominis genomic DNA carries:
- a CDS encoding MurR/RpiR family transcriptional regulator: MQQLLKTIQSSYSTLPQAQKAVAEYIVGHYQDIPFLSVTSMAKEIGVSDTTIIKHCMQLGFSGFGDFKRTVTEYVQTQSNWHDRLEQHLTEIEDQDVYSKVYHSEIGNIKNTLENSLNRQNYDRLLNSLDQAENIYIMGFRSSSILARFLSLSLGQLGYRTYPITPEAGDYYELACRMTPKDLLISISFSRYMSDAVIIAEAAAKKGVPHVAFADTMLSPVAAHSDYSFICAVESYNNAPSLAGGFVLISTILTGCAQRHPEEAKSYMLQVEEFLGGHGLLYPLQPREH, encoded by the coding sequence ATGCAGCAGCTGCTTAAAACCATACAGAGTTCGTACAGCACCCTGCCCCAGGCTCAGAAGGCAGTGGCTGAGTATATTGTGGGCCATTATCAGGATATCCCTTTTTTGTCCGTGACCTCCATGGCCAAGGAAATCGGCGTCAGCGACACCACAATCATCAAGCACTGCATGCAGTTGGGTTTTTCCGGGTTTGGAGACTTTAAGCGCACGGTTACAGAGTATGTGCAGACCCAGTCCAACTGGCACGACCGCCTGGAGCAGCACCTCACCGAAATCGAGGATCAGGACGTGTATTCCAAGGTGTACCACTCTGAGATCGGGAACATCAAAAACACCTTGGAGAATTCCCTGAACCGGCAGAATTACGACCGGCTTCTCAACTCCCTGGACCAGGCGGAAAACATCTACATCATGGGGTTCCGTTCCTCCTCCATCCTGGCCAGGTTTCTCTCTCTCTCCCTGGGCCAATTGGGCTACCGGACCTATCCCATCACGCCGGAGGCTGGGGATTACTATGAACTGGCCTGTCGTATGACACCCAAAGACCTGCTGATCTCCATCTCTTTTTCCCGGTATATGTCGGATGCGGTGATCATCGCAGAGGCTGCAGCCAAAAAAGGCGTTCCCCATGTGGCCTTTGCCGACACCATGCTCAGTCCTGTCGCCGCCCACTCGGATTACTCCTTTATCTGCGCGGTGGAATCTTACAACAACGCACCCTCCCTGGCCGGCGGCTTTGTGCTGATCAGCACCATCCTCACCGGCTGCGCCCAGCGTCACCCGGAAGAAGCCAAATCCTATATGCTTCAAGTGGAGGAATTCTTAGGCGGCCATGGCCTGCTGTATCCTCTGCAGCCCCGGGAGCATTGA
- a CDS encoding CarD family transcriptional regulator yields MYETGQLVVYGTTGVCRVEGTGTPDLKGVTKLYYFLRPLYQDGVIYAPVDSEKVPIRPVISREEAERLVALIPSLHVQACHGRTLQQLAQHYQSIVQTSDCRELMELTMSIYAKRQEAEQQKHRLGIVDEKYMRQAERLLHGELSAALGIPYDQVPDFIASHVGRSAQRPAQ; encoded by the coding sequence ATGTATGAGACGGGACAACTGGTTGTGTATGGTACCACCGGTGTATGCCGGGTAGAGGGGACCGGTACGCCGGATCTGAAGGGCGTCACCAAGCTTTACTATTTCCTGCGCCCCCTGTATCAGGACGGCGTGATCTACGCGCCTGTGGACAGTGAAAAAGTGCCCATACGCCCGGTGATCTCCCGGGAGGAGGCGGAGCGGCTGGTGGCCCTGATTCCCTCCCTCCATGTGCAGGCCTGCCACGGAAGGACCCTGCAGCAATTGGCTCAGCATTACCAGTCCATTGTCCAGACCAGCGACTGCCGCGAACTGATGGAGCTGACGATGTCCATTTATGCAAAGCGGCAGGAGGCGGAGCAGCAAAAGCACCGCCTGGGTATTGTGGATGAAAAATACATGCGTCAGGCGGAGCGCCTGCTTCACGGAGAGCTGTCCGCGGCCCTGGGCATTCCCTATGACCAGGTGCCGGACTTCATCGCCTCCCATGTAGGCAGGTCCGCTCAGCGGCCCGCTCAGTAA